Proteins found in one Pseudomonas marvdashtae genomic segment:
- the ampC gene encoding class C beta-lactamase, which translates to MQIARSILAGTFFLVCVTTPSFAKERIEDRVNAVIQPLMKQQDIAGMAVAITHNGQRQYFNFGVASKDTKSAVTDQTLFEVGSISKAFTATLGAYAQAQGKLSLTDPAGRFAPELRGSALESIRLLDLATYTPGGLPLQFPDDADRPDRMFSYYQSWKPLYPVGTQRLYSNPSIGLFGHLAARSLGRPFDEVMEQTLMPGLGLKHSHVRVPQDQLGRYAQGYAKDGRPVRVGPGAMDSEAYGVKTSSSDLIRFVEANLQPEKLDADLKQAIATTQTGFYKAGQMTQGLGWEFYPAPFTLEKLLAGNTPGMALTPQKVEPLDPPRPAPDGAWINKTGSTNGFGAYAAFVPGKDVGIVLLANKNYPNEERVKAAHQILMALQEQ; encoded by the coding sequence ATGCAAATTGCCAGATCGATACTCGCCGGGACGTTTTTCCTCGTCTGCGTAACCACCCCAAGCTTTGCCAAGGAGCGAATTGAAGACCGGGTCAACGCGGTCATCCAGCCCTTGATGAAACAACAGGACATCGCCGGCATGGCGGTCGCGATCACGCATAACGGTCAGCGGCAGTATTTCAATTTTGGGGTCGCTTCCAAGGACACGAAAAGCGCGGTGACTGACCAGACCCTGTTCGAAGTCGGCTCGATCAGCAAGGCCTTCACCGCGACGCTTGGCGCCTACGCCCAGGCCCAAGGCAAACTGTCCCTGACGGACCCCGCCGGCCGCTTCGCCCCCGAATTGCGCGGCAGTGCCTTGGAAAGCATCCGCCTGCTCGATCTCGCCACCTACACCCCGGGCGGCCTGCCGTTGCAGTTCCCCGACGATGCCGACCGTCCCGACCGGATGTTCAGTTATTACCAGAGTTGGAAACCGCTCTACCCGGTCGGCACCCAGCGGCTGTATTCGAACCCGAGCATCGGCTTGTTCGGCCATCTGGCGGCCCGCAGCCTGGGGCGACCGTTTGACGAGGTGATGGAACAAACGTTGATGCCCGGGCTGGGCCTCAAGCACAGCCACGTGCGGGTGCCGCAGGACCAACTGGGCCGGTATGCCCAAGGCTACGCAAAGGATGGCAGGCCGGTGCGGGTCGGCCCCGGCGCGATGGATTCGGAGGCCTACGGGGTGAAGACCAGCTCATCGGACCTGATTCGTTTCGTCGAGGCCAACCTGCAACCTGAAAAGCTGGACGCTGACCTCAAGCAAGCCATCGCCACGACACAAACAGGCTTCTACAAGGCCGGCCAAATGACTCAGGGGCTGGGCTGGGAGTTCTACCCCGCCCCGTTCACCCTGGAGAAATTGCTCGCTGGCAACACGCCAGGGATGGCCCTGACCCCGCAAAAAGTCGAACCGCTCGACCCACCCCGGCCCGCGCCGGACGGTGCCTGGATCAACAAGACCGGGTCTACCAATGGTTTCGGTGCTTATGCGGCGTTCGTCCCTGGGAAGGATGTGGGGATTGTGCTGCTGGCGAATAAAAACTACCCGAACGAAGAACGGGTGAAGGCCGCGCACCAGATTCTGATGGCGTTGCAAGAGCAATGA
- a CDS encoding DUF4174 domain-containing protein, with amino-acid sequence MLIRSLTFATLLAIAGPLFAADGDSPLVAEVGKSRPLIVIAPSSVDPAWVNLKKALDEPAGKQGFSERNMVLYTVLNTIGQRDGKDLDPQSTMALIRSLKLGAGAQTKIILVGKDGEKKLEHSGAIELKELFDTVDKLPAAEKEATPAASPPAPEPEPAKDAKGAKPGKAAKPAAAPKPLDD; translated from the coding sequence ATGCTTATTCGGTCGTTGACCTTCGCTACCCTGCTGGCCATCGCTGGCCCCCTGTTCGCCGCCGATGGCGATTCACCCCTGGTGGCGGAAGTCGGCAAGTCTCGCCCGCTGATCGTCATCGCGCCCAGCTCCGTCGACCCTGCGTGGGTCAACCTGAAGAAAGCCTTGGATGAGCCGGCGGGCAAGCAGGGTTTTTCCGAGCGCAACATGGTGCTTTACACGGTGCTCAACACCATCGGGCAGCGTGACGGCAAGGACCTCGACCCGCAGAGCACCATGGCGCTGATTCGTTCTCTCAAACTGGGGGCCGGTGCGCAGACCAAGATCATCCTGGTGGGCAAGGACGGGGAAAAGAAGCTTGAGCATTCGGGCGCGATCGAGTTGAAAGAATTGTTCGACACTGTCGATAAACTTCCCGCAGCGGAAAAAGAAGCGACCCCTGCGGCGTCACCCCCCGCGCCGGAACCCGAGCCGGCCAAGGACGCGAAAGGTGCGAAGCCGGGCAAGGCAGCCAAGCCAGCGGCTGCGCCGAAACCGCTGGATGATTGA
- a CDS encoding erythromycin esterase family protein: MNSPARDLLQRLRRHRAEPRTGIADILRHHAEPLPAEDSPAFGQMFNRFADAKVVLIGEASHGTHDFYRTRAAITRHLIEHHGFAIVAVEADWPDAGQIDRCVRDLGPSAWKQQAFARFPSWMWRNSDVQAFVRWLRDHNLGQPAARRVEFRGLDVYSLRHSIDEVLDYLDKSHPHLSRDARHRYGCLTPWHDDPALYGHFTERGNLATCEDAVVEQLNSLLAERLDPLIQDDEGFFSAVQNARVVRAAEQYYRAMYRGGKSSWNLRDRHMFDTLQSLLEHRGPGAKAVVWAHNSHIGNAAATRMGWEGEFNIGQLCRMAYGRDAVLLGMGTDHGSVAAADDWDAPMKIKPVVPALAGSWEREFLLAGVGASLTDWRTAPDEDLLDALSEPLLERAIGVIYRPETERQSHYFEAVLAEQFDAWLWFEQTEAVTPLPAPHPLENEEDTFPFGL; encoded by the coding sequence ATGAACAGCCCAGCCAGAGATCTGCTGCAACGCCTACGCCGTCATCGCGCCGAACCGCGCACCGGCATTGCCGACATCTTGCGTCATCACGCCGAGCCGCTGCCCGCCGAGGACAGCCCGGCCTTTGGCCAGATGTTCAATCGCTTCGCCGACGCCAAGGTCGTACTGATCGGCGAAGCCAGCCACGGCACCCACGATTTCTACCGCACCCGCGCCGCCATCACCCGACATCTGATCGAGCATCACGGCTTCGCCATTGTCGCCGTCGAAGCCGACTGGCCCGACGCCGGGCAAATCGACCGCTGCGTCCGTGACCTGGGCCCCTCGGCCTGGAAACAGCAGGCCTTCGCCCGTTTCCCGAGCTGGATGTGGCGCAACAGTGATGTCCAGGCGTTCGTCCGTTGGCTGCGGGACCACAACCTCGGCCAGCCTGCCGCTCGACGCGTGGAGTTCCGCGGCCTGGACGTCTACAGCCTGCGGCATTCCATCGACGAGGTGCTCGATTACCTCGACAAGAGCCATCCACATCTGTCCCGTGACGCCCGACACCGTTATGGCTGCCTGACGCCGTGGCACGACGATCCGGCGTTGTACGGCCATTTCACCGAACGCGGCAACCTGGCGACGTGCGAAGACGCCGTGGTCGAGCAGCTCAACAGCTTGCTGGCCGAGCGCCTCGACCCGTTGATCCAGGACGACGAAGGATTCTTCAGTGCCGTCCAGAATGCTCGTGTCGTGCGCGCCGCCGAGCAGTATTACCGAGCGATGTACCGTGGCGGCAAATCGTCCTGGAACCTGCGGGACAGGCATATGTTCGACACCTTGCAAAGCCTGTTGGAGCATCGTGGGCCGGGTGCAAAAGCGGTGGTCTGGGCACATAACTCCCACATCGGCAATGCCGCCGCGACGCGCATGGGCTGGGAAGGGGAATTCAATATTGGCCAATTGTGCCGCATGGCCTATGGTCGCGACGCGGTGTTGCTGGGCATGGGCACTGACCATGGCAGCGTGGCGGCGGCCGATGACTGGGACGCGCCGATGAAAATCAAGCCAGTCGTGCCAGCGCTGGCCGGCAGTTGGGAGCGGGAGTTTTTGCTGGCAGGCGTGGGCGCATCGCTGACCGACTGGCGAACCGCGCCCGACGAAGACTTGTTGGACGCGTTGTCGGAACCGCTGCTTGAACGCGCTATCGGTGTGATCTACCGCCCTGAGACCGAACGCCAGAGCCACTATTTCGAGGCGGTGCTGGCCGAACAATTCGACGCCTGGCTCTGGTTCGAACAGACCGAAGCCGTCACGCCGTTACCCGCGCCTCACCCGCTGGAAAACGAGGAGGACACTTTTCCGTTCGGCCTTTGA
- a CDS encoding sulfite exporter TauE/SafE family protein, whose translation MDFGNVGLVVAGLVVGFIVGMTGVGGGSLMTPILLWFGINPATAVGTDLLYAAITKSGGVLVHAKNRNIDWAITGWLTLGSVPAVGLTLWFLSSLDGSPDAMNAVIKQALGFVLFATALAILFKKRLLQFAHDRAGGHYNPSGSRLNVLTVITGLVLGTMVALTSIGAGALGTVALFILYPFLVTKRLVGTEIAHAVPLTLVAGLGHASMGNMDWHILGFLLIGSLPGIYLGSHLSGRISDELLRPCLAVMLALIGFKLAF comes from the coding sequence ATGGATTTCGGTAATGTCGGTTTAGTCGTAGCGGGCCTGGTGGTCGGTTTCATCGTCGGAATGACCGGCGTGGGTGGCGGATCGCTGATGACTCCCATCCTGTTATGGTTTGGTATCAACCCTGCGACGGCGGTGGGTACGGACCTGCTGTACGCGGCAATCACCAAATCCGGCGGCGTCCTGGTCCATGCCAAAAATCGCAATATCGACTGGGCGATTACCGGTTGGCTGACCCTTGGCAGTGTGCCGGCGGTCGGGTTGACCCTGTGGTTTCTCAGCAGCCTGGACGGCTCGCCCGACGCGATGAACGCGGTCATCAAGCAAGCCCTGGGCTTTGTGCTGTTTGCCACCGCCCTGGCGATCCTGTTCAAGAAACGCCTGCTGCAATTCGCCCATGACCGCGCCGGCGGCCATTACAACCCCAGCGGTTCGCGGCTCAACGTTTTGACCGTGATCACTGGCCTGGTCCTGGGCACGATGGTCGCGTTGACCTCCATCGGTGCTGGCGCGCTGGGCACCGTCGCGTTGTTTATCCTCTATCCGTTCCTGGTTACCAAGCGCCTGGTGGGCACCGAAATCGCCCACGCGGTGCCGCTGACCCTGGTCGCTGGCCTGGGCCATGCGAGCATGGGCAACATGGACTGGCACATCCTGGGCTTTCTGCTGATCGGTTCGTTGCCGGGCATCTATCTGGGCAGCCACTTGTCGGGACGCATTTCCGACGAGCTCCTGCGCCCTTGCCTGGCGGTGATGTTGGCGCTGATCGGCTTCAAACTGGCGTTCTGA